A region of Curvibacter sp. AEP1-3 DNA encodes the following proteins:
- a CDS encoding aromatic ring-hydroxylating dioxygenase subunit alpha: MKEHSLWLPVMASTSLTDAPLAITLLEQELVLWRDATGSAHAWADQCPHRGAKLSLGRVCAGRLECPYHGWQFEAGGQCVHVPAVPSFVPPASHAARTHPVVEAYGLLWVQLQPEAGVPLPAFVAESDTQLRKVLCGPYDVATSAPRIVENFLDMAHFGFVHEGWLGMREATAIDDYCVELTPTGLLATQCRAWQPQSNVHSTAPAQVEYTYEVVAPYTAVLTKVPDAASVALQGFRESIALFICPTTPETSRVWFRLAMADFDSPDNKLQDFQHTIFMQDKPVLESQRPRRLPLDVRAEVHTTADKASSAYRRFLKQETITFGVC, encoded by the coding sequence TTGAAAGAACACTCACTCTGGCTCCCTGTGATGGCCAGCACCAGCCTGACCGATGCACCCCTGGCAATCACCTTGCTGGAGCAGGAGCTGGTACTCTGGCGCGATGCCACGGGTTCGGCACATGCGTGGGCGGACCAGTGTCCGCACCGTGGAGCAAAACTCTCCCTCGGGCGTGTTTGTGCAGGCCGGCTCGAGTGCCCGTACCACGGCTGGCAGTTTGAAGCAGGAGGCCAGTGCGTGCATGTGCCTGCGGTACCGAGCTTTGTGCCCCCTGCGAGCCATGCGGCGCGCACCCATCCAGTGGTGGAGGCCTATGGCCTGCTCTGGGTGCAGTTGCAGCCCGAGGCTGGAGTGCCATTGCCGGCGTTTGTTGCAGAGTCCGATACGCAGTTGCGCAAAGTACTGTGCGGCCCCTATGACGTGGCGACCAGCGCGCCGCGCATTGTCGAAAACTTTTTGGACATGGCGCACTTCGGCTTTGTGCACGAAGGCTGGTTGGGAATGCGCGAAGCCACCGCTATTGATGATTACTGTGTGGAACTTACCCCCACAGGGCTGTTGGCCACCCAATGCCGGGCGTGGCAGCCTCAAAGCAATGTGCACTCCACCGCCCCTGCACAGGTGGAATACACCTACGAAGTCGTCGCCCCGTATACCGCTGTGTTAACCAAGGTGCCGGATGCTGCCAGTGTGGCGCTGCAGGGCTTCCGCGAGTCCATCGCTTTGTTCATCTGTCCGACAACACCCGAAACCAGCCGTGTCTGGTTCCGCTTGGCCATGGCGGACTTTGATTCGCCTGACAACAAGCTGCAGGATTTTCAACACACCATCTTCATGCAGGACAAGCCGGTGCTCGAATCCCAACGGCCGCGCCGCCTGCCTTTGGATGTGCGCGCCGAAGTACACACCACGGCGGACAAAGCTTCGTCCGCCTACCGCCGCTTTTTGAAGCAAGAAACAATCACTTTTGGAGTCTGCTGA
- a CDS encoding LysR family transcriptional regulator: MRDQSLFDKIDLHLIRVLHTVLTERSVSKAAIRLGMHQPAVSASLKRLRDFAGDPLLVRSGSGMVPTETALRMLEPSASILRAAEMLFSDARGFEPESARNTFRLAASDYLDPLFLPRLVAQIKEKAPMAEIDIHPLSGAADYRTQLAQGDIDVVIGNWPQPPDDLHLGRLFGDEVVCLVSNKHPAVRRGWDQTQWLEAEHIAPGATHPGAKGVIDDHLSVLGLQRHIVARCPHFSLIPGMVASTLLVLTTGRQYCERFVDTLPVTILPCPVEFPRMMYYQLWHARTHTSASNKWLRERIKSVAAELRKE, translated from the coding sequence ATGAGAGACCAATCCCTTTTCGACAAGATAGACCTTCATTTGATCAGGGTCCTTCATACCGTGTTAACCGAGCGCAGCGTTTCGAAAGCCGCCATCCGTCTGGGCATGCACCAGCCGGCGGTCAGCGCATCGCTCAAACGCTTGCGGGACTTTGCCGGCGACCCCTTGTTGGTGCGCTCCGGCTCCGGCATGGTGCCCACCGAGACGGCGCTGCGCATGCTCGAGCCGAGTGCCAGCATATTGCGTGCCGCGGAGATGTTGTTCTCGGATGCGCGGGGTTTCGAGCCGGAATCGGCACGCAACACGTTCCGATTGGCAGCCAGCGACTACCTGGACCCCTTGTTTCTGCCCCGTCTGGTGGCCCAGATCAAGGAAAAGGCGCCGATGGCAGAAATCGACATCCATCCCCTGAGTGGCGCGGCCGATTACCGCACCCAGCTGGCGCAGGGCGATATCGATGTGGTGATCGGCAACTGGCCACAACCCCCGGATGACCTGCACCTGGGCCGCCTCTTCGGGGACGAAGTGGTGTGTCTGGTGTCCAACAAGCACCCTGCCGTGCGCCGCGGCTGGGACCAGACCCAGTGGCTGGAAGCAGAGCACATTGCACCGGGCGCTACCCATCCGGGTGCCAAGGGCGTGATCGATGACCACCTCAGCGTTCTCGGCTTGCAACGGCACATCGTTGCCCGTTGCCCGCATTTCAGCCTGATTCCGGGCATGGTGGCATCAACCTTGCTGGTGTTGACTACCGGCCGTCAGTACTGTGAACGTTTTGTGGACACACTGCCGGTCACAATATTGCCTTGCCCTGTGGAGTTTCCCCGCATGATGTACTACCAGCTCTGGCATGCCCGCACCCACACCAGTGCTTCCAATAAGTGGCTGCGTGAGCGCATCAAATCGGTGGCCGCAGAGCTCCGAAAAGAATAA
- a CDS encoding adenosine deaminase has product MRTRPNVPTVAADRMPALLRAMPKAELHMHIEGSLEPELMFALAKRNQVPLRFPSEQALRDAYVFNNLQEFLDIYHEGTMVLKTEQDFYDMTCAYLAKAQVDNVLHAEVFFDTQTHTGHGLSAETVINGLYRACADAPAKFGMTASLILCFLRHLSEEEAFECLEQALPLRDRIVGIGLASSEVGHPPEKFAKVYARARELGFRLVAHAGEEASPAYIWSALDVLKVERIDHGVQAIHDAALMQRLAADKMPLTVCPLSNLKLRVFPTLSQHNIGTMLDAGIMATVNSDDPAYFGGYLNENFTQTFAALGLSARHAYALARNSFDASFIDASLRQKYVQRLDEVFETFR; this is encoded by the coding sequence ATGCGCACCCGCCCCAACGTACCCACCGTCGCCGCCGATCGCATGCCCGCCCTATTGCGTGCCATGCCCAAAGCTGAGCTGCACATGCACATCGAGGGCTCGCTGGAGCCCGAGCTGATGTTCGCACTGGCCAAACGCAACCAGGTGCCGCTGCGCTTCCCCAGCGAACAGGCGCTGCGCGATGCCTATGTGTTCAACAACTTGCAAGAGTTTTTGGACATCTACCACGAGGGCACCATGGTGCTGAAGACCGAGCAGGATTTCTACGATATGACCTGCGCGTACCTGGCCAAGGCGCAAGTAGACAACGTACTGCACGCTGAAGTTTTCTTCGACACCCAAACACACACCGGCCACGGCTTGAGCGCCGAGACGGTGATCAACGGCCTGTACCGCGCGTGTGCGGATGCACCCGCCAAATTCGGCATGACCGCCTCGTTGATTTTGTGCTTCCTGCGCCATCTGAGCGAAGAGGAAGCCTTTGAATGCCTGGAGCAGGCACTACCGCTGCGCGACAGGATTGTGGGCATTGGCTTGGCATCGAGCGAAGTGGGGCACCCGCCCGAGAAGTTTGCCAAGGTCTACGCCCGCGCCCGCGAGTTGGGCTTCCGGCTGGTGGCGCACGCAGGTGAAGAGGCGTCCCCCGCCTACATCTGGAGCGCGCTGGATGTGCTCAAGGTCGAGCGAATCGACCACGGCGTGCAAGCCATCCACGACGCAGCCCTGATGCAGCGCCTGGCCGCTGACAAGATGCCGCTCACCGTCTGCCCCTTGTCCAACCTGAAGCTGCGCGTGTTCCCTACATTGTCTCAGCACAACATCGGCACGATGCTGGACGCCGGCATCATGGCTACTGTCAATTCCGACGACCCGGCGTACTTCGGCGGCTACCTGAACGAAAACTTCACCCAGACCTTTGCCGCGCTAGGCCTGAGTGCCCGGCACGCGTATGCGCTGGCACGCAACAGCTTTGATGCCAGCTTTATCGACGCATCCCTGCGCCAGAAATACGTGCAGCGCTTGGATGAGGTGTTTGAAACCTTTCGCTAA
- a CDS encoding 6-carboxytetrahydropterin synthase: MTQAPAIPLPRSCEVSQKFFFDAAHTLKRTVDDAEEIAGSRRIHGHTYHAEVTVAGSADADTGMVVDLGHLRTAIQVLRPQLDHHLLDEVEGLGPGTLENLAAFIWRAMAAEFPGLSQVRVWRDGIGDSCTLRAH; this comes from the coding sequence ATGACCCAAGCACCCGCCATCCCGCTTCCCCGCAGCTGCGAGGTCAGCCAGAAGTTCTTCTTTGACGCCGCCCACACCTTGAAGCGCACGGTGGATGACGCTGAAGAGATCGCCGGAAGCCGCCGCATCCACGGCCACACCTACCACGCCGAAGTGACGGTGGCCGGCAGTGCTGACGCGGACACCGGCATGGTGGTGGACCTGGGTCATTTGCGTACCGCCATTCAGGTGCTGCGACCTCAGCTGGACCATCACTTGCTGGACGAAGTGGAAGGCTTGGGCCCCGGAACGCTGGAGAATCTGGCTGCTTTCATTTGGCGCGCCATGGCTGCTGAATTTCCGGGCTTGTCGCAAGTGCGCGTCTGGCGCGACGGCATCGGCGACAGCTGCACGCTGCGCGCCCATTGA
- the xdhA gene encoding xanthine dehydrogenase small subunit, translating into MTTTPLKFVRRGEIITLHDVPPTRTLLEVLREDLHCTGTKEGCNEGDCGACTVVVGESVNGELQTKAVNSCIKMAHSLNGKALWTVEDIAADDGRLHPAQEAMVQCHGSQCGFCTPGFVMSLFDLYRQHAHAGAPITRDDALHALSGNLCRCTGYRPILDAAQTMLGQPAVDLREAETLSKLELLAQEGRAPEADSSYVSPTTLPGLLAARAQYPQAQIVAGCTDVGLWVTKMHKDFPRVLDVTQVAELRRVEQYPHHIAIGAAVTLTDAFAALVADRSQLATFASRFAGLPVRNAGTLGGNVANGSPIGDSMPLLIALGASVVLMAWRGKGNKAKAVHRELRLEDLYTGYRQNVMAPDEVLAWIKVPKAVPHERSRVYKISKRFEDDISAVCLALNLHIESGTVTHASIGVGGVAATPVRALKTQAALLGKPWNPATVKAAKDILRAEFSPISDMRASSTYRVEVLGNLLQRYWLESQGLTAINLESYVPEGEAA; encoded by the coding sequence ATGACCACCACTCCCCTGAAGTTTGTACGCCGCGGCGAAATCATCACGCTGCACGATGTTCCCCCCACCCGCACCCTGCTGGAGGTGCTGCGCGAAGACCTGCACTGCACGGGCACCAAAGAGGGCTGTAACGAAGGCGACTGCGGTGCCTGCACCGTGGTCGTGGGCGAATCCGTCAACGGCGAACTGCAGACCAAAGCGGTCAACAGCTGCATCAAGATGGCCCACAGCCTCAATGGCAAAGCACTGTGGACGGTAGAAGACATTGCCGCCGACGACGGGCGCTTGCACCCCGCACAGGAAGCCATGGTGCAGTGCCACGGCTCGCAATGCGGCTTTTGCACCCCCGGCTTTGTGATGAGCCTGTTTGACCTGTACCGGCAACACGCCCATGCCGGTGCCCCCATTACGCGGGACGACGCCCTGCACGCCCTGAGTGGGAATTTGTGCCGCTGCACCGGCTACCGCCCTATCCTGGATGCTGCCCAGACCATGCTGGGCCAACCCGCCGTGGACCTGCGCGAAGCCGAAACGCTATCAAAATTGGAGCTACTCGCGCAGGAGGGACGAGCGCCAGAGGCCGATTCTTCTTATGTTTCGCCCACCACCCTGCCCGGCTTGCTTGCGGCGCGGGCCCAGTACCCGCAAGCGCAAATCGTCGCTGGCTGCACCGACGTAGGCCTGTGGGTCACCAAGATGCACAAAGATTTCCCCCGCGTGCTGGATGTGACCCAAGTGGCCGAGCTGCGGCGCGTGGAGCAGTACCCGCACCACATCGCCATAGGCGCCGCCGTCACCCTGACGGATGCGTTTGCCGCCCTGGTGGCCGACCGGTCGCAGTTGGCCACTTTTGCCAGCCGCTTTGCCGGCCTTCCGGTGCGCAACGCGGGCACGCTAGGCGGCAATGTGGCCAATGGCTCGCCCATCGGGGACTCCATGCCGCTGCTGATTGCCCTGGGCGCCAGCGTGGTGCTGATGGCGTGGCGCGGCAAAGGCAACAAGGCTAAAGCGGTGCACCGCGAACTGCGCCTTGAAGACCTCTACACCGGCTACCGCCAGAACGTCATGGCACCAGACGAAGTGCTGGCCTGGATCAAAGTGCCCAAAGCTGTACCCCACGAGCGGTCACGCGTCTACAAGATTTCCAAACGCTTTGAAGACGACATTTCTGCCGTCTGCCTCGCGCTGAACCTGCATATCGAAAGCGGCACAGTCACCCACGCCAGTATCGGGGTTGGAGGTGTGGCGGCCACGCCAGTGCGTGCGCTCAAGACACAAGCTGCCTTGCTGGGCAAACCCTGGAACCCCGCCACGGTGAAAGCTGCCAAGGACATCTTGCGAGCCGAGTTCAGCCCGATTTCCGACATGCGCGCCAGCAGTACCTACCGGGTGGAGGTGCTGGGCAACCTGCTGCAGCGCTACTGGCTGGAGAGCCAAGGCCTTACCGCCATCAATCTAGAGAGCTATGTGCCTGAAGGAGAAGCTGCATGA
- a CDS encoding ABC transporter permease → MDAYALLIAATLNAGTVLAIASLGLLINEKAGIVNLGAEGMMLCAAIAGFAAVVHTGSDVAGFAAGIAAGAVMAAIFGLLVIWLNTNQYATGLALSLFGAGFSAFAGISYVQEKMPERPNFAIPGLSDIPFIGPAFFKHHPMVYLTVLFALGLIWFLYRTRAGLILRSVGESPESAHALGYPVRAIRLGAVVCGGALCGLAGAYISVIYTPLWVEGMVAGKGWIALALTTFATWRPARVLLGAYLFGGVTMLQFHLQGIGVEVPSQFLTMLPYIATIVVLALISRNPRWIRINMPASIGKPFYPGS, encoded by the coding sequence ATGGATGCATACGCACTGCTGATCGCAGCGACTTTGAATGCCGGCACCGTGCTGGCCATCGCCTCGCTGGGCCTGTTGATCAATGAGAAAGCCGGCATCGTCAACCTCGGTGCCGAAGGCATGATGTTGTGTGCCGCTATTGCCGGTTTCGCCGCCGTCGTGCATACCGGTAGCGATGTGGCGGGCTTTGCGGCCGGCATTGCCGCAGGAGCAGTCATGGCGGCCATCTTCGGGTTGCTGGTGATCTGGCTCAACACCAATCAGTACGCCACCGGTTTGGCGCTCAGCTTGTTCGGTGCGGGTTTCTCGGCGTTCGCAGGGATTTCGTATGTGCAGGAAAAAATGCCGGAGCGGCCCAACTTTGCCATTCCCGGCCTGTCGGACATCCCTTTTATCGGCCCTGCATTCTTCAAGCACCACCCCATGGTGTACCTCACGGTGCTGTTCGCCTTGGGATTGATCTGGTTTTTGTATCGCACCCGCGCCGGCTTGATTCTGCGTAGCGTGGGCGAGAGCCCGGAGTCTGCCCATGCCCTCGGGTACCCGGTGCGCGCCATCCGCTTAGGCGCGGTGGTGTGCGGCGGCGCACTGTGTGGCTTGGCAGGTGCCTATATTTCGGTGATTTACACGCCCCTGTGGGTGGAGGGCATGGTTGCCGGCAAGGGCTGGATTGCGCTGGCCCTGACCACCTTCGCCACCTGGCGCCCGGCACGGGTGTTGCTTGGTGCGTACCTGTTCGGGGGCGTGACCATGTTGCAGTTCCATCTGCAAGGTATCGGGGTAGAAGTGCCAAGCCAGTTCTTGACCATGCTGCCCTATATTGCGACCATTGTGGTCTTGGCCCTGATTTCGCGTAATCCGCGTTGGATCCGGATTAATATGCCTGCTTCCATCGGCAAGCCGTTTTATCCGGGCTCGTGA
- a CDS encoding BMP family ABC transporter substrate-binding protein, with the protein MTDLQKRSLLKVAALTAVAGAALVGCGKKEEPAPAPAPAPAASAPAPKAEPLKIAFAYVGPVGDGGWTFAHDNGRKALEKEFGDKIVTSFVENVPESADAERVIREMASSGNKLIFGTTFGYMEPMLKVAPEFKDVKFEHATGYKQAENMRTYDSRTYEGAYMAGVIAGKMTKTGTLGVVASIPIPEVIRNINSFTLGAQSSNPKVKTKVVWVNGWFDPPKETEAATSLINGGADVLFQNTDSPAVLKTAEAKGKRAFGWDSDMTAYGPKAHLASAVINWGPYYISATKAALDGSWKGGTGSWLGVKDGAIDIVSIAEDVPAETKAKVEEVKKGLADGSFAIWKGPLKDNTGKDVLKEGETADDKFLSGVNFYVKGVEGKVPGAK; encoded by the coding sequence ATGACAGATTTGCAAAAACGTTCCTTGCTGAAGGTAGCGGCCCTCACGGCCGTTGCTGGTGCAGCACTTGTCGGCTGCGGCAAGAAGGAAGAGCCGGCTCCTGCGCCCGCACCGGCTCCCGCAGCCTCTGCGCCTGCTCCCAAGGCAGAACCCCTGAAAATCGCGTTTGCCTACGTCGGTCCTGTGGGCGACGGCGGCTGGACCTTTGCACACGACAACGGCCGCAAAGCCCTCGAAAAAGAATTCGGCGACAAGATCGTCACCTCTTTCGTGGAAAACGTGCCTGAGTCTGCTGACGCTGAGCGTGTAATCCGCGAAATGGCCAGCAGCGGCAACAAGCTGATTTTCGGCACAACCTTCGGTTATATGGAGCCCATGCTCAAAGTGGCGCCCGAGTTCAAGGACGTGAAGTTTGAACACGCCACCGGCTACAAGCAAGCCGAGAACATGCGCACTTACGACAGCCGCACCTACGAAGGCGCGTACATGGCTGGCGTGATCGCAGGCAAGATGACCAAGACCGGCACGCTGGGCGTGGTGGCTTCCATCCCAATTCCTGAAGTGATCCGCAACATCAACAGCTTCACATTGGGCGCCCAAAGCAGCAACCCCAAGGTCAAGACCAAGGTGGTGTGGGTGAACGGCTGGTTTGACCCACCAAAAGAAACCGAAGCCGCTACCTCCCTGATCAATGGTGGTGCTGACGTTCTGTTCCAGAACACCGACTCTCCTGCTGTCTTGAAGACTGCAGAAGCCAAGGGCAAGCGCGCCTTCGGTTGGGATTCCGACATGACAGCCTACGGCCCCAAGGCCCACTTGGCTTCTGCCGTGATCAACTGGGGTCCTTACTACATCTCCGCGACCAAGGCCGCGCTGGATGGTTCCTGGAAGGGCGGCACTGGTTCTTGGTTGGGCGTGAAGGATGGCGCGATCGATATCGTTTCCATCGCTGAAGACGTGCCCGCCGAAACCAAGGCCAAGGTTGAAGAAGTCAAGAAGGGCTTGGCCGATGGCAGCTTCGCCATCTGGAAAGGTCCTCTGAAGGACAACACCGGCAAGGATGTCTTGAAGGAAGGCGAAACCGCTGACGACAAGTTCCTCTCCGGCGTGAACTTCTACGTCAAGGGCGTGGAAGGCAAGGTTCCCGGCGCCAAGTAA
- the queE gene encoding 7-carboxy-7-deazaguanine synthase, whose product MAYQVKEIFYTLQGEGSHAGRPAVFCRFAGCNLWSGREQDRATAVCRFCDTDFVGTDGTLGGKFSTAQALAERIAAQWPAGDTAHRFVVMTGGEPLLQVDTALIAALHALGFQIAVETNGTVLAPEGIDWICVSPKAGSQWIQRQGHELKLVWPQAGITLEECEAADFKHRYLQPMDSPQRAANTETCITQCMQRPAWRLSLQTHKITGIR is encoded by the coding sequence ATGGCATACCAAGTCAAAGAAATTTTCTACACCCTGCAGGGCGAAGGCTCGCACGCAGGGCGCCCCGCCGTGTTCTGCCGCTTTGCGGGTTGCAACCTGTGGTCCGGCCGGGAGCAGGACCGCGCGACCGCCGTCTGCCGATTTTGTGATACCGACTTTGTGGGCACCGACGGCACGCTGGGCGGCAAGTTCAGCACCGCGCAGGCGCTGGCCGAGCGCATTGCGGCGCAGTGGCCGGCTGGCGACACAGCCCACCGCTTTGTGGTGATGACCGGCGGCGAACCGCTGCTGCAGGTGGACACCGCACTGATAGCCGCGCTGCATGCATTGGGCTTCCAGATCGCGGTGGAAACCAACGGCACCGTGTTGGCGCCGGAAGGTATCGACTGGATTTGCGTGAGCCCCAAAGCCGGCTCGCAGTGGATTCAGCGCCAGGGCCACGAACTCAAGCTGGTGTGGCCACAGGCCGGCATCACCCTGGAGGAGTGCGAGGCGGCAGACTTCAAGCACCGCTACCTGCAGCCCATGGACAGCCCGCAGCGCGCGGCCAACACCGAGACCTGCATCACCCAGTGCATGCAACGCCCGGCGTGGCGCCTCTCCCTGCAAACCCACAAGATCACAGGTATCCGATGA
- a CDS encoding ABC transporter permease — protein MAKAGLKLEARPQPSKAWGYGSPVLALLVTVLIGIVLFMALGKDPVRGLLVFFWEPIKSGYALGELVVKATPLLVIALGLAVCFRSNVWNIGAEGQYIIGAIAASGVALLAEKTTGGWIVVPVVLAGIAGGMVWAGLTAFLRDKFNANEILVSLMLVYVAVQVLGYLVYGPWKDPLGYNFPQTKTFEAATRIPRLFQGSRMSIGVLFALVGVAGVWIFLFRTRAGFAQQVGGLAPAASRYAGFSSRKALWTALLVSGGMAGLAGALEVAGPIGQLTPYVPAGYGFAAIIVAYVGRLHPVGMVFSALLMSMFYIGGELAQSRLGLPKSLTGVFQGLLLFSLLACDTLVNYRLKWVSAAGGKK, from the coding sequence ATGGCTAAAGCCGGTTTGAAACTCGAAGCCCGCCCCCAGCCGTCCAAGGCCTGGGGCTACGGCTCTCCGGTGCTCGCGCTGCTGGTGACGGTGCTCATCGGTATTGTGTTGTTCATGGCACTGGGCAAAGACCCTGTGCGGGGTCTGCTGGTGTTCTTCTGGGAACCCATCAAAAGCGGTTACGCCCTGGGTGAACTGGTAGTCAAAGCCACGCCTTTGCTGGTGATTGCGCTGGGCTTGGCCGTGTGTTTCCGCTCCAACGTGTGGAATATCGGTGCCGAAGGGCAGTACATCATTGGTGCCATTGCAGCAAGCGGCGTCGCCCTGCTGGCAGAGAAGACCACCGGGGGCTGGATCGTCGTACCCGTGGTGCTGGCCGGCATTGCCGGTGGCATGGTGTGGGCCGGACTCACGGCGTTCTTGCGTGACAAGTTCAACGCCAACGAGATTCTGGTGAGCCTGATGCTGGTGTATGTGGCAGTACAAGTACTAGGCTATCTGGTTTACGGCCCCTGGAAAGACCCCTTGGGTTACAACTTCCCCCAGACCAAGACCTTTGAGGCAGCGACCCGTATTCCCCGCTTGTTCCAGGGCTCGCGTATGAGCATCGGCGTGTTGTTCGCGCTGGTAGGTGTGGCCGGGGTGTGGATTTTCCTGTTCCGTACCCGCGCAGGTTTTGCCCAGCAGGTGGGTGGCTTGGCGCCAGCAGCTTCCCGCTATGCAGGTTTTTCATCCCGCAAGGCACTGTGGACGGCTTTGCTGGTGTCCGGGGGCATGGCAGGTTTGGCGGGAGCGCTGGAAGTGGCTGGCCCCATCGGGCAGCTGACACCGTATGTGCCGGCAGGTTACGGCTTTGCCGCGATCATCGTGGCTTATGTGGGGCGTTTGCATCCTGTGGGTATGGTGTTCTCGGCGCTGCTGATGAGCATGTTCTACATCGGTGGCGAATTGGCCCAGTCCCGTTTGGGCTTGCCCAAGTCCCTCACCGGCGTGTTTCAGGGCCTGTTGTTGTTCAGTCTGCTGGCCTGCGACACCTTGGTGAATTACCGCCTGAAATGGGTCTCCGCCGCAGGAGGTAAAAAATAA
- a CDS encoding ABC transporter ATP-binding protein: MESTSPPTAVPRLQLTGITKAYPGVIANSDVSLMVLPGQTHAVLGENGAGKSTLMKIIYGSIKPDAGQVLFNGKPANIRNPKEARALGISMVFQHFNLFDTITVAENVWLGLDKAQSLEQVTASITAKAAEYGLDIDPSRPVHTLSVGEMQRVEIIRALLTNPQLLILDEPTSVLTPQAVEKLFVVLKKLASQGCSILYISHKLHEIRELCNACTVLRGGKVTGVCNPAEESNASLSRLMIGAEPPQLEHRPQQAGSPVLTVKSLSLAREDQFGVDLNGISLTVHAGEVVGIAGVSGNGQKELLYALSGEDVRAPKGSVTMGKVDVSAMHPGGRRRLGLHFVPEERLGRGAVPTLSLAQNMLLTRTESITAPKFAGGWIRVRQLEDHAARIIKAFNVKANGPTAAARSLSGGNLQKFIVGREIDAAPKLFIVSQPTWGVDVGAAAQIRGEILALRDAGCAVLVVSEELDELFEVSDRLHVIARGRLSPSVPVAEATVEKIGEWMSGLWEGAGAAAAASVEVAHG, encoded by the coding sequence ATGGAATCCACTTCGCCTCCGACTGCCGTGCCGCGGCTGCAACTCACCGGCATCACCAAGGCCTACCCCGGCGTGATCGCCAATAGCGACGTATCGCTCATGGTGCTGCCCGGCCAGACCCATGCCGTGCTGGGCGAAAACGGTGCCGGCAAGTCCACCTTGATGAAGATCATCTATGGGTCCATCAAGCCCGATGCCGGCCAGGTGCTGTTCAACGGCAAGCCCGCCAATATCCGCAACCCTAAAGAGGCGCGGGCTTTGGGCATCAGCATGGTGTTCCAGCACTTCAACCTGTTTGACACCATCACCGTGGCTGAGAACGTGTGGCTGGGTCTGGACAAGGCGCAAAGCCTGGAGCAGGTCACCGCCAGCATCACCGCCAAGGCGGCCGAATACGGCCTGGACATTGACCCCAGCCGCCCGGTGCACACCCTGAGCGTGGGCGAGATGCAGCGGGTGGAAATCATCCGTGCCTTGCTGACCAACCCGCAGTTGCTGATTCTGGATGAGCCCACCTCGGTGCTGACACCCCAGGCGGTGGAGAAGCTGTTTGTGGTGCTTAAAAAGCTGGCCTCGCAGGGCTGCAGCATTTTGTACATCTCGCACAAATTGCATGAGATCCGTGAGCTGTGCAATGCCTGCACCGTGCTGCGCGGCGGCAAGGTCACCGGGGTGTGCAACCCGGCAGAAGAGTCCAACGCATCCCTGTCCCGCTTGATGATCGGCGCAGAACCACCCCAGTTGGAGCATCGCCCCCAACAAGCCGGCTCGCCGGTACTCACCGTCAAAAGCCTGAGTCTGGCCCGCGAGGATCAGTTTGGCGTGGACTTGAACGGCATTTCGCTCACGGTCCATGCGGGTGAAGTGGTGGGCATTGCGGGTGTATCCGGCAATGGCCAGAAAGAACTGCTGTACGCACTGTCCGGCGAAGATGTGCGCGCACCCAAGGGCAGCGTCACCATGGGCAAAGTGGACGTGTCCGCCATGCACCCCGGCGGCCGGCGCAGGTTGGGCCTGCACTTTGTGCCCGAAGAACGTTTGGGGCGCGGTGCGGTACCCACACTGAGTCTGGCCCAGAACATGTTGCTGACCCGCACGGAGTCCATCACGGCACCAAAATTTGCCGGCGGCTGGATCCGGGTGCGCCAGTTGGAAGACCATGCCGCGCGCATCATCAAGGCTTTCAACGTCAAGGCCAATGGTCCGACGGCTGCGGCGCGCTCGCTCTCCGGCGGCAATTTGCAGAAGTTCATCGTGGGCCGCGAGATCGATGCAGCGCCCAAGCTGTTCATCGTGTCCCAGCCCACCTGGGGCGTGGACGTGGGGGCCGCAGCCCAGATCCGCGGCGAGATTCTGGCTCTGCGCGATGCCGGCTGCGCGGTGCTGGTGGTGAGCGAAGAGCTCGACGAATTGTTTGAGGTCAGCGACCGGCTGCATGTCATCGCACGCGGGCGCTTGTCGCCGTCCGTGCCGGTGGCGGAGGCTACGGTGGAAAAGATCGGGGAATGGATGAGTGGATTGTGGGAAGGTGCCGGCGCAGCTGCAGCCGCCTCTGTGGAGGTGGCCCATGGCTAA